The following are from one region of the Nicotiana tomentosiformis chromosome 7, ASM39032v3, whole genome shotgun sequence genome:
- the LOC104112814 gene encoding PAN domain-containing protein At5g03700, with protein sequence MELAVNSVTHIFLISIFLTNFCWFNIGAETSKELFKGFKATPDPHISTFQPLLTDSSGNYSLSFLRVEKDQLTLSIIHVPSSESIWVANLTHFARWADPTELLFNGSLVLSDSRSGVFWSTQTNGDRVWLSNASNLQVQKLDSGMRLNSVLWQSFDFPSDTLVENQNFTSAMTLVSSNGLYSMSLGFDFFGLYAKSKDEPGSGRIYWKHKALEAKADVIEGQGPIYAVLKSDGFFGMYQNESVPVDVESFNSFQQPVSGVRRIRIEPDGNLKGYFWAGTSWILDYQAIKETCELPSPCGIYGLCQPGKGCSCLDNSTDYNSGRCVSPENQDSGDFCGVYDHKKYKGLSRNGVELPNKELMTYQKMVSFQECQSACEGNCTCWGVVYTNTSGFCYILDYPILSLVGVGDESKMGFFKVREGVGKDKVEVGLGVGIGLLCGAILVFGGVIGLGLYRYRKRKRGVSGYVEEDGMVVGPYKEMGNASFRSIELSER encoded by the coding sequence ATGGAACTAGCAGTTAACTCAGTGACTCATATTTTCTTGATTTCCATTTTTTTGACAAATTTTTGCTGGTTTAATATTGGAGCTGAAACATCCAAAGAGCTTTTCAAAGGATTTAAAGCAACCCCAGATCCTCATATTTCAACTTTTCAACCTCTTCTTACTGATTCTTCTGGTAATTACTCACTGAGTTTTCTCCGAGTTGAAAAAGATCAACTCACTCTTTCTATTATTCATGTTCCATCTTCTGAGTCAATATGGGTTGCTAACTTGACCCATTTTGCAAGATGGGCTGACCCGACTGAGCTCTTGTTTAATGGCAGTCTTGTGCTGTCGGATTCTCGTTCAGGGGTATTTTGGTCAACTCAGACTAATGGAGACCGTGTCTGGCTTTCAAATGCATCAAATTTGCAAGTCCAAAAGCTTGATAGTGGAATGAGGTTAAATTCTGTTTTGTGGCAAAGTTTTGATTTTCCCTCAGATACCCTTGTGGAAAATCAAAATTTCACAAGTGCCATGACATTGGTTTCGTCCAATGGGCTTTATTCCATGAGTTTGGGCTTTGATTTTTTCGGGTTGTATGCAAAGTCCAAGGACGAACCGGGTTCGGGTCGGATCTACTGGAAGCACAAGGCATTAGAAGCAAAGGCAGATGTTATTGAAGGTCAAGGACCAATTTATGCTGTACTAAAGTCAGATGGTTTTTTTGGTATGTACCAAAATGAGTCAGTTCCAGTTGATGTAGAATCTTTTAACAGTTTTCAACAACCCGTATCCGGTGTCCGTCGGATCCGGATCGAACCGGATGggaatttaaaaggatatttttgGGCCGGGACAAGTTGGATATTGGACTACCAAGCAATAAAGGAGACATGTGAATTACCTAGTCCTTGTGGTATATATGGACTTTGTCAACCGGGTAAAGGTTGTTCTTGTCTAGACAATAGTACGGATTACAACTCCGGCCGGTGTGTCTCGCCGGAAAATCAAGACTCCGGCGACTTTTGTGGGGTGTATGATCATAAAAAGTACAAGGGGTTGTCAAGAAATGGTGTTGAATTGCCTAACAAGGAGTTAATGACTTACCAAAAGATGGTTTCTTTTCAAGAATGTCAAAGTGCATGTGAAGGGAATTGCACATGTTGGGGTGTGGTGTATACTAATACATCTGGATTTTGCTACATACTAGACTACCCCATACTAAGCTTAGTAGGAGTAGGGGATGAGTCCAAGATGGGGTTTTTCAAAGTGAGGGAAGGTGTAGGGAAAGATAAGGTGGAGGTGGGGTTAGGGGTAGGGATAGGGTTATTATGTGGGGCCATCTTGGTATTTGGTGGGGTCATAGGGTTAGGGTTGTATAGAtataggaaaagaaaaagaggtgTGAGTGGTTATGTAGAAGAAGATGGAATGGTAGTTGGACCATACAAAGAAATGGGAAATGCAAGTTTTAGGTCAATTGAACTAAGTGAAAGATGA